In the Drosophila takahashii strain IR98-3 E-12201 chromosome 3R, DtakHiC1v2, whole genome shotgun sequence genome, one interval contains:
- the Cap-H2 gene encoding uro-adherence factor A isoform X4: MERPSPEEAASFSEARKQILEIARNRPGTQVAKCILAYDEQLDLTSLILLLEELSKNTDYSTDLRISLGYYIEELLRHCLGSNHVSRRSAIVAAGSALQYCGKIYGDRVEYMYQVVEHQIEALLSSEPQKETPSGSSGPENNAPKPEEPRKRRAKKLTKKEVDPYLLTVEPRKFKTMSDEKRFNLTGFVKCTRNRTIEYLYQDHTPPNLWRHAPIVDPHNPYDQDEKKQYKMFTYHVEHRYNTLLPDIPFERLNLIKEYVHTNQVNTAEILNEHMTTKDYLDEYIALENQMLAARYGATVRTRRKMDELAKRTLEDITETELAKKVRLDVTQPMETEEVPLPEAMDLDQPTMEENDQSLATGDGLQNQISVDSGLGETINASQENNTINSTLDASQVENSTALSESQVQDSSLSVSQAENPPLSSTLAIDESSGLDSTRLDLPPAAKDASLEELLQIDSGIGMEEVSDFHLHTGQSFDDEGVVLSDLEDQRQPTELMIESQVVEAKTVEVIEMDVDVAVNVPREVCYPIVLNFLGLPQKGLRRKCFFKLPAEFDLFKQARLPARREAPPKPPAAARVPTLRIEKETPQPKEVIPGSPTSLEFDEDFNFLGFRQRRPTFDSGFDFEEMRAGSVTISTIGDVKVELEDLGENQANKAINVTAAEALEETVNIRMESGLGESIVSELNETSEPTTVNASADSSQLEVTEKSETNPGIEGEVEPIRSSELDATTESNAVDVGALDTTQLDQSILEVSLPGETSAAPDDGIQDEAVGDCNESIRSESPLDSNTFSGPDSSSMIRDWHRRMAPGLEAAHGRQNFNIKDLGTEILDVCQALDGTATLADVMAEKDPSIVCRYFLASLVLTNHGNVSLSPGDRDKSPAINSQYPAVQQDQEAALNLRLARFFVTNIYKFNFQPPSFNRLAIRYPLIMINNNFV; this comes from the exons ATGGAGCGGCCGTCCCCGGAAGAAGCTG CCTCCTTCAGCGAAGCTCGGAAACAGATCTTGGAAATAGCCCGGAATCGACCTGGAACCCAGGTGGCCAAGTGCATTCTCGCCTACGACGAGCAACTGGACCTCACCTCGCTAATCCTTCTGCTCGAGGAACTCTCCAAGAACACCGACTACTCGACGGACCTGCGGATATCTTTGGGATAT tacATAGAGGAGCTACTGCGTCACTGCCTAGGAAGCAATCATGTCTCCCGGCGATCGGCCATCGTGGCCGCGGGAAGTGCCCTCCAATACTGCGGCAAGATCTACGGAGACCGCGTGGAGTACATGTACCAGGTGGTGGAGCACCAGATCGAAGCGCTGCTCAGTTCTGAGCCGCAGAAGGAGACGCCCAGCGGAAGCAGTGG ACCGGAAAACAATGCCCCCAAGCCGGAGGAGCCGCGCAAACGTCGAGCCAAGAAGCTGACCAAAAAGGAAGTAGATCCCTATTTGCTCACCGTAGAACCTCGAAAATTCAAGACCATGTCGGACGAGAAACGTTTCAACTTGACGGGCTTTGTGAAGTGCACGAGGAACCGGACGATAGAGTACCTGTATCAGGATCACACGCCGCCCAATCTGTGGAGACACGCCCCCATTGTGGATCCCCACAATCCCTACGACCAGGACGAGAAGAAGCAGTACAAAATGTTTACGTATCATGTGGAGCATCGATATAACACCCTGCTGCCGGATATTCCCTTCGAGCGGTTGAATCTGATCAAGGAATATGTGCATACGAACCAGGTAAACACGGCGGAGATTCTCAACGAGCACATGACCACCAAGGATTACCTGGACGAGTACATTGCGCTGGAAAATCAAATGCTGGCCGCTCGCTACGGAGCCACCGTGAGGACGAGAAGAAAAATGGACGAATTGGCGAAGAGAACGCTGGAGGACATTACAGAAACGGAGCTGGCTAAAAAGGTGCGACTGGATGTGACTCAGCCCATGGAAACGGAGGAAGTGCCGCTTCCCGAAGCAATGGACTTGGATCAGCCGACGATGGAGGAAAACGATCAATCACTGGCCACAGGCGATGGTTTGCAAAACCAAATATCAGTGGATTCGGGTCTGGGCGAAACGATTAACGCAAGTCAGGAGAACAACACCATCAATTCCACGCTGGACGCCAGCCAGGTGGAGAATTCCACCGCTTTAAGCGAAAGTCAAGTACAAGACTCCTCCTTAAGCGTCAGCCAAGCAGAGAATCCACCGCTGAGCAGCACGTTGGCCATCGACGAGTCCAGTGGCCTGGACAGCACGAGACTCGACTTACCGCCCGCCGCTAAAGATGCCTCTCTCGAGGAGCTGTTGCAAATCGATTCCGGGATCGGTATGGAAGAGGTTTCCGATTTCCACCTGCATACAG GCCAGTCTTTTGACGATGAGGGTGTTGTTCTTTCAGATTTAGAAGATCAGCGCCAGCCGACAGAGCTGATGATCGAATCGCAAGTCGTGGAAGCGAAAACGGTGGAGGTTATTGAGATGGATGTCGATGTTGCGGTGAATGTTCCAAGGGAGGTCTGCTATCCCATTGTGCTCAATTTTTTGGGGCTCCCGCAAAAAGGATTGCGTCGTAAATGTTTCTTTAAACTTCCCGCAGAGTTTGACTTGTTTAAACAAGCG CGTCTTCCTGCTAGGCGAGAAGCTCCGCCAAAACCTCCAGCTGCTGCCAGAGTTCCGACTTTGCGGATAGAAAAAGAAACTCCCCAACCAAAGGAAGTAATTCCCGGCTCTCCCACAAGCTTAGAGTTTGACGAGGATTTCA ATTTCCTGGGATTCCGTCAACGCCGACCCACATTTGACTCTGGTTTTGATTTTGAGGAGATGCGAGCCGGTTCAGTTACTATTTCGACCATCGGAGACGTTAAAGTTGAGCTGGAAGACCTTGGTGAAAACCAAGCGAACAAGGCAATTAACGTTACTGCAGCCGAGGCTTTAGAAGAGACTGTGAACATCAGAATGGAAAGTGGATTGGGAGAGTCGATAGTGTCCGAACTAAACGAGACTAGTGAACCCACGACAGTGAACGCGAGTGCGGATTCCTCGCAACTTGAAGTGACGGAAAAATCAGAAACTAATCCCGGAATAGAGGGCGAAGTGGAACCGATAAGAAGTTCTGAATTGGACGCCACCACTGAGTCAAATGCAGTGGATGTTGGTGCCTTAGATACCACTCAGCTGGACCAGTCAATATTGGAAGTCTCGTTACCAGGTGAAACATCAGCAGCCCCAGATGATGGGATCCAAGATGAAGCAGTTGGGGACTGCAATGAGTCAATAAGATCCGAATCGCCATTGGATAGTAATACCTTCAGTGGCCCCGATTCCAGCTCTAtg ATTCGAGACTGGCATAGACGAATGGCCCCAGGTTTGGAGGCAGCTCATGGACGGCAGAATTTCAACATTAAGGACCTGGGCACTGAGATCTTGGACGTTTGTCAGGCGCTCGATGGAACAGCCACTTTAGCTGACGTCATGGCTGAGAAGGATCCAAGTATCGTGTGTCGCTACTTTCTGGCCTCACTAGTACTG ACGAATCACGGAAACGTGTCCTTGAGCCCTGGAGATCGCGATAAAA GCCCAGCGATCAATTCACAATACCCAGCAGTACAACAAGATCAAGAGGCTGCCCTAAATTTAAGACTTGCCAGATTTTTTGTcactaatatttacaaatttaacttTCAGCCTCCTAGTTTCAACAGGCTTGCAATAAGATATCCTTTAATTATGATTAACAACAATTTTGTTTAA
- the Cap-H2 gene encoding uro-adherence factor A isoform X3 yields MERPSPEEAASFSEARKQILEIARNRPGTQVAKCILAYDEQLDLTSLILLLEELSKNTDYSTDLRISLGYYIEELLRHCLGSNHVSRRSAIVAAGSALQYCGKIYGDRVEYMYQVVEHQIEALLSSEPQKETPSGSSGPENNAPKPEEPRKRRAKKLTKKEVDPYLLTVEPRKFKTMSDEKRFNLTGFVKCTRNRTIEYLYQDHTPPNLWRHAPIVDPHNPYDQDEKKQYKMFTYHVEHRYNTLLPDIPFERLNLIKEYVHTNQVNTAEILNEHMTTKDYLDEYIALENQMLAARYGATVRTRRKMDELAKRTLEDITETELAKKVRLDVTQPMETEEVPLPEAMDLDQPTMEENDQSLATGDGLQNQISVDSGLGETINASQENNTINSTLDASQVENSTALSESQVQDSSLSVSQAENPPLSSTLAIDESSGLDSTRLDLPPAAKDASLEELLQIDSGIGMEEVSDFHLHTGQSFDDEGVVLSDLEDQRQPTELMIESQVVEAKTVEVIEMDVDVAVNVPREVCYPIVLNFLGLPQKGLRRKCFFKLPAEFDLFKQARLPARREAPPKPPAAARVPTLRIEKETPQPKEVIPGSPTSLEFDEDFNFLGFRQRRPTFDSGFDFEEMRAGSVTISTIGDVKVELEDLGENQANKAINVTAAEALEETVNIRMESGLGESIVSELNETSEPTTVNASADSSQLEVTEKSETNPGIEGEVEPIRSSELDATTESNAVDVGALDTTQLDQSILEVSLPGETSAAPDDGIQDEAVGDCNESIRSESPLDSNTFSGPDSSSMIRDWHRRMAPGLEAAHGRQNFNIKDLGTEILDVCQALDGTATLADVMAEKDPSIVCRYFLASLVLTNHGNVSLSPGDRDKSKPIVPSQLQMQLKSMRRVEIHPEDDVGNMNATKSKPATDPIKNRPTDDDMKAGPSKAPPINKKRKSTEMASPEAQRSIHNTQQYNKIKRLP; encoded by the exons ATGGAGCGGCCGTCCCCGGAAGAAGCTG CCTCCTTCAGCGAAGCTCGGAAACAGATCTTGGAAATAGCCCGGAATCGACCTGGAACCCAGGTGGCCAAGTGCATTCTCGCCTACGACGAGCAACTGGACCTCACCTCGCTAATCCTTCTGCTCGAGGAACTCTCCAAGAACACCGACTACTCGACGGACCTGCGGATATCTTTGGGATAT tacATAGAGGAGCTACTGCGTCACTGCCTAGGAAGCAATCATGTCTCCCGGCGATCGGCCATCGTGGCCGCGGGAAGTGCCCTCCAATACTGCGGCAAGATCTACGGAGACCGCGTGGAGTACATGTACCAGGTGGTGGAGCACCAGATCGAAGCGCTGCTCAGTTCTGAGCCGCAGAAGGAGACGCCCAGCGGAAGCAGTGG ACCGGAAAACAATGCCCCCAAGCCGGAGGAGCCGCGCAAACGTCGAGCCAAGAAGCTGACCAAAAAGGAAGTAGATCCCTATTTGCTCACCGTAGAACCTCGAAAATTCAAGACCATGTCGGACGAGAAACGTTTCAACTTGACGGGCTTTGTGAAGTGCACGAGGAACCGGACGATAGAGTACCTGTATCAGGATCACACGCCGCCCAATCTGTGGAGACACGCCCCCATTGTGGATCCCCACAATCCCTACGACCAGGACGAGAAGAAGCAGTACAAAATGTTTACGTATCATGTGGAGCATCGATATAACACCCTGCTGCCGGATATTCCCTTCGAGCGGTTGAATCTGATCAAGGAATATGTGCATACGAACCAGGTAAACACGGCGGAGATTCTCAACGAGCACATGACCACCAAGGATTACCTGGACGAGTACATTGCGCTGGAAAATCAAATGCTGGCCGCTCGCTACGGAGCCACCGTGAGGACGAGAAGAAAAATGGACGAATTGGCGAAGAGAACGCTGGAGGACATTACAGAAACGGAGCTGGCTAAAAAGGTGCGACTGGATGTGACTCAGCCCATGGAAACGGAGGAAGTGCCGCTTCCCGAAGCAATGGACTTGGATCAGCCGACGATGGAGGAAAACGATCAATCACTGGCCACAGGCGATGGTTTGCAAAACCAAATATCAGTGGATTCGGGTCTGGGCGAAACGATTAACGCAAGTCAGGAGAACAACACCATCAATTCCACGCTGGACGCCAGCCAGGTGGAGAATTCCACCGCTTTAAGCGAAAGTCAAGTACAAGACTCCTCCTTAAGCGTCAGCCAAGCAGAGAATCCACCGCTGAGCAGCACGTTGGCCATCGACGAGTCCAGTGGCCTGGACAGCACGAGACTCGACTTACCGCCCGCCGCTAAAGATGCCTCTCTCGAGGAGCTGTTGCAAATCGATTCCGGGATCGGTATGGAAGAGGTTTCCGATTTCCACCTGCATACAG GCCAGTCTTTTGACGATGAGGGTGTTGTTCTTTCAGATTTAGAAGATCAGCGCCAGCCGACAGAGCTGATGATCGAATCGCAAGTCGTGGAAGCGAAAACGGTGGAGGTTATTGAGATGGATGTCGATGTTGCGGTGAATGTTCCAAGGGAGGTCTGCTATCCCATTGTGCTCAATTTTTTGGGGCTCCCGCAAAAAGGATTGCGTCGTAAATGTTTCTTTAAACTTCCCGCAGAGTTTGACTTGTTTAAACAAGCG CGTCTTCCTGCTAGGCGAGAAGCTCCGCCAAAACCTCCAGCTGCTGCCAGAGTTCCGACTTTGCGGATAGAAAAAGAAACTCCCCAACCAAAGGAAGTAATTCCCGGCTCTCCCACAAGCTTAGAGTTTGACGAGGATTTCA ATTTCCTGGGATTCCGTCAACGCCGACCCACATTTGACTCTGGTTTTGATTTTGAGGAGATGCGAGCCGGTTCAGTTACTATTTCGACCATCGGAGACGTTAAAGTTGAGCTGGAAGACCTTGGTGAAAACCAAGCGAACAAGGCAATTAACGTTACTGCAGCCGAGGCTTTAGAAGAGACTGTGAACATCAGAATGGAAAGTGGATTGGGAGAGTCGATAGTGTCCGAACTAAACGAGACTAGTGAACCCACGACAGTGAACGCGAGTGCGGATTCCTCGCAACTTGAAGTGACGGAAAAATCAGAAACTAATCCCGGAATAGAGGGCGAAGTGGAACCGATAAGAAGTTCTGAATTGGACGCCACCACTGAGTCAAATGCAGTGGATGTTGGTGCCTTAGATACCACTCAGCTGGACCAGTCAATATTGGAAGTCTCGTTACCAGGTGAAACATCAGCAGCCCCAGATGATGGGATCCAAGATGAAGCAGTTGGGGACTGCAATGAGTCAATAAGATCCGAATCGCCATTGGATAGTAATACCTTCAGTGGCCCCGATTCCAGCTCTAtg ATTCGAGACTGGCATAGACGAATGGCCCCAGGTTTGGAGGCAGCTCATGGACGGCAGAATTTCAACATTAAGGACCTGGGCACTGAGATCTTGGACGTTTGTCAGGCGCTCGATGGAACAGCCACTTTAGCTGACGTCATGGCTGAGAAGGATCCAAGTATCGTGTGTCGCTACTTTCTGGCCTCACTAGTACTG ACGAATCACGGAAACGTGTCCTTGAGCCCTGGAGATCGCGATAAAAGTAAGCCCATCGTCCCTTCTCAGCTTCAAATGCAACTGAAGAGTATGCGGCGAGTGGAAATCCATCCCGAGGATGATGTGGGCAACATGAATGCAACTAAGAGCAAACCGGCTACGGATCCTATTAAAAACCGTCCTACGGATGACGATATGAAGGCCGGGCCGAGCAAGGCGCCgccgataaataaaaaacgaaagtcCACGGAAATGGCATCTCCCGAG GCCCAGCGATCAATTCACAATACCCAGCAGTACAACAAGATCAAGAGGCTGCCCTAA
- the Cap-H2 gene encoding uncharacterized protein Cap-H2 isoform X2, translating into MERPSPEEAASFSEARKQILEIARNRPGTQVAKCILAYDEQLDLTSLILLLEELSKNTDYSTDLRISLGYYIEELLRHCLGSNHVSRRSAIVAAGSALQYCGKIYGDRVEYMYQVVEHQIEALLSSEPQKETPSGSSGPENNAPKPEEPRKRRAKKLTKKEVDPYLLTVEPRKFKTMSDEKRFNLTGFVKCTRNRTIEYLYQDHTPPNLWRHAPIVDPHNPYDQDEKKQYKMFTYHVEHRYNTLLPDIPFERLNLIKEYVHTNQVNTAEILNEHMTTKDYLDEYIALENQMLAARYGATVRTRRKMDELAKRTLEDITETELAKKVRLDVTQPMETEEVPLPEAMDLDQPTMEENDQSLATGDGLQNQISVDSGLGETINASQENNTINSTLDASQVENSTALSESQVQDSSLSVSQAENPPLSSTLAIDESSGLDSTRLDLPPAAKDASLEELLQIDSGIGMEEVSDFHLHTDLEDQRQPTELMIESQVVEAKTVEVIEMDVDVAVNVPREVCYPIVLNFLGLPQKGLRRKCFFKLPAEFDLFKQARLPARREAPPKPPAAARVPTLRIEKETPQPKEVIPGSPTSLEFDEDFNFLGFRQRRPTFDSGFDFEEMRAGSVTISTIGDVKVELEDLGENQANKAINVTAAEALEETVNIRMESGLGESIVSELNETSEPTTVNASADSSQLEVTEKSETNPGIEGEVEPIRSSELDATTESNAVDVGALDTTQLDQSILEVSLPGETSAAPDDGIQDEAVGDCNESIRSESPLDSNTFSGPDSSSMIRDWHRRMAPGLEAAHGRQNFNIKDLGTEILDVCQALDGTATLADVMAEKDPSIVCRYFLASLVLTNHGNVSLSPGDRDKSKPIVPSQLQMQLKSMRRVEIHPEDDVGNMNATKSKPATDPIKNRPTDDDMKAGPSKAPPINKKRKSTEMASPEVFAKTVRLIQPIPKMRQSPSDADSGISSMRSSLASAPRLN; encoded by the exons ATGGAGCGGCCGTCCCCGGAAGAAGCTG CCTCCTTCAGCGAAGCTCGGAAACAGATCTTGGAAATAGCCCGGAATCGACCTGGAACCCAGGTGGCCAAGTGCATTCTCGCCTACGACGAGCAACTGGACCTCACCTCGCTAATCCTTCTGCTCGAGGAACTCTCCAAGAACACCGACTACTCGACGGACCTGCGGATATCTTTGGGATAT tacATAGAGGAGCTACTGCGTCACTGCCTAGGAAGCAATCATGTCTCCCGGCGATCGGCCATCGTGGCCGCGGGAAGTGCCCTCCAATACTGCGGCAAGATCTACGGAGACCGCGTGGAGTACATGTACCAGGTGGTGGAGCACCAGATCGAAGCGCTGCTCAGTTCTGAGCCGCAGAAGGAGACGCCCAGCGGAAGCAGTGG ACCGGAAAACAATGCCCCCAAGCCGGAGGAGCCGCGCAAACGTCGAGCCAAGAAGCTGACCAAAAAGGAAGTAGATCCCTATTTGCTCACCGTAGAACCTCGAAAATTCAAGACCATGTCGGACGAGAAACGTTTCAACTTGACGGGCTTTGTGAAGTGCACGAGGAACCGGACGATAGAGTACCTGTATCAGGATCACACGCCGCCCAATCTGTGGAGACACGCCCCCATTGTGGATCCCCACAATCCCTACGACCAGGACGAGAAGAAGCAGTACAAAATGTTTACGTATCATGTGGAGCATCGATATAACACCCTGCTGCCGGATATTCCCTTCGAGCGGTTGAATCTGATCAAGGAATATGTGCATACGAACCAGGTAAACACGGCGGAGATTCTCAACGAGCACATGACCACCAAGGATTACCTGGACGAGTACATTGCGCTGGAAAATCAAATGCTGGCCGCTCGCTACGGAGCCACCGTGAGGACGAGAAGAAAAATGGACGAATTGGCGAAGAGAACGCTGGAGGACATTACAGAAACGGAGCTGGCTAAAAAGGTGCGACTGGATGTGACTCAGCCCATGGAAACGGAGGAAGTGCCGCTTCCCGAAGCAATGGACTTGGATCAGCCGACGATGGAGGAAAACGATCAATCACTGGCCACAGGCGATGGTTTGCAAAACCAAATATCAGTGGATTCGGGTCTGGGCGAAACGATTAACGCAAGTCAGGAGAACAACACCATCAATTCCACGCTGGACGCCAGCCAGGTGGAGAATTCCACCGCTTTAAGCGAAAGTCAAGTACAAGACTCCTCCTTAAGCGTCAGCCAAGCAGAGAATCCACCGCTGAGCAGCACGTTGGCCATCGACGAGTCCAGTGGCCTGGACAGCACGAGACTCGACTTACCGCCCGCCGCTAAAGATGCCTCTCTCGAGGAGCTGTTGCAAATCGATTCCGGGATCGGTATGGAAGAGGTTTCCGATTTCCACCTGCATACAG ATTTAGAAGATCAGCGCCAGCCGACAGAGCTGATGATCGAATCGCAAGTCGTGGAAGCGAAAACGGTGGAGGTTATTGAGATGGATGTCGATGTTGCGGTGAATGTTCCAAGGGAGGTCTGCTATCCCATTGTGCTCAATTTTTTGGGGCTCCCGCAAAAAGGATTGCGTCGTAAATGTTTCTTTAAACTTCCCGCAGAGTTTGACTTGTTTAAACAAGCG CGTCTTCCTGCTAGGCGAGAAGCTCCGCCAAAACCTCCAGCTGCTGCCAGAGTTCCGACTTTGCGGATAGAAAAAGAAACTCCCCAACCAAAGGAAGTAATTCCCGGCTCTCCCACAAGCTTAGAGTTTGACGAGGATTTCA ATTTCCTGGGATTCCGTCAACGCCGACCCACATTTGACTCTGGTTTTGATTTTGAGGAGATGCGAGCCGGTTCAGTTACTATTTCGACCATCGGAGACGTTAAAGTTGAGCTGGAAGACCTTGGTGAAAACCAAGCGAACAAGGCAATTAACGTTACTGCAGCCGAGGCTTTAGAAGAGACTGTGAACATCAGAATGGAAAGTGGATTGGGAGAGTCGATAGTGTCCGAACTAAACGAGACTAGTGAACCCACGACAGTGAACGCGAGTGCGGATTCCTCGCAACTTGAAGTGACGGAAAAATCAGAAACTAATCCCGGAATAGAGGGCGAAGTGGAACCGATAAGAAGTTCTGAATTGGACGCCACCACTGAGTCAAATGCAGTGGATGTTGGTGCCTTAGATACCACTCAGCTGGACCAGTCAATATTGGAAGTCTCGTTACCAGGTGAAACATCAGCAGCCCCAGATGATGGGATCCAAGATGAAGCAGTTGGGGACTGCAATGAGTCAATAAGATCCGAATCGCCATTGGATAGTAATACCTTCAGTGGCCCCGATTCCAGCTCTAtg ATTCGAGACTGGCATAGACGAATGGCCCCAGGTTTGGAGGCAGCTCATGGACGGCAGAATTTCAACATTAAGGACCTGGGCACTGAGATCTTGGACGTTTGTCAGGCGCTCGATGGAACAGCCACTTTAGCTGACGTCATGGCTGAGAAGGATCCAAGTATCGTGTGTCGCTACTTTCTGGCCTCACTAGTACTG ACGAATCACGGAAACGTGTCCTTGAGCCCTGGAGATCGCGATAAAAGTAAGCCCATCGTCCCTTCTCAGCTTCAAATGCAACTGAAGAGTATGCGGCGAGTGGAAATCCATCCCGAGGATGATGTGGGCAACATGAATGCAACTAAGAGCAAACCGGCTACGGATCCTATTAAAAACCGTCCTACGGATGACGATATGAAGGCCGGGCCGAGCAAGGCGCCgccgataaataaaaaacgaaagtcCACGGAAATGGCATCTCCCGAGGTGTTTGCAAAAACTGTTCGTTTGATTCAGCCCATCCCAAAGATGAGGCAGTCTCCTTCCGATGCCGACTCGGGGATATCTTCGATGCGATCGTCATTGGCATCGGCACCTCggttaaattag